The Amycolatopsis mongoliensis genome includes a window with the following:
- a CDS encoding MSMEG_0567/sll0787 family protein, with protein MDHDILALLGDVRSVAARPAFSIGEADHSGLTAYRALRHEAFVARQGLFAGHDLDDHDTDPRTLVLVARDASGEVRGGVRLGPATDGPDVGWWKGGRLVVAPGSPPGIGSALVRAACARAEAEGALRFEATVQPRTERLFTRLGWQRVRPVTVAGHDHVLMRRPIGRIAALARATKAALGPLLRGLTGVPGFVGDDGVPLPGTDVVAACDAIIPSMVERDPEWAGWCSVLVNLNDLAAMGATPTGLLDALGARDASFAARVLSGLRKASEAYGVPVLGGHTQFGVPASLSVTALGRTTDPVPGGGGQPGERVWLTADLGGGWRPGYTGRQWDSTSFRRTPELRELLGSVAKARPAAAKDVSMAGIAGTLGMLAEASGCGAVLDVGKVPRPRGASTGDWLTCFPGFAMLTTGTPAPAGPAVTADCGELVAGTGVTLRWPDGETTPAIDGGVTGLGNS; from the coding sequence GTGGACCACGACATCCTCGCGTTGCTGGGCGACGTCCGCAGTGTGGCGGCGCGCCCGGCGTTCTCGATCGGCGAAGCCGACCACAGTGGACTGACGGCGTACCGCGCGTTGCGCCACGAAGCTTTCGTGGCCCGGCAAGGGCTCTTCGCCGGGCACGACCTCGACGACCACGACACCGACCCGCGCACCCTGGTCCTGGTCGCCCGCGACGCGTCGGGGGAAGTGCGAGGCGGCGTCCGGCTCGGCCCGGCGACCGACGGCCCGGACGTCGGCTGGTGGAAGGGCGGCCGCCTGGTCGTCGCCCCCGGATCACCGCCCGGGATCGGCTCGGCCCTGGTCCGCGCGGCCTGCGCGCGAGCCGAAGCCGAGGGCGCGCTGCGGTTCGAGGCGACCGTGCAGCCGCGCACCGAGCGGCTGTTCACCCGGCTCGGCTGGCAGCGCGTGCGGCCGGTGACCGTCGCCGGCCACGACCACGTGCTGATGCGCCGGCCGATCGGCCGGATCGCCGCGCTGGCCCGCGCGACGAAGGCCGCGCTCGGCCCGCTGCTGCGCGGGCTGACCGGCGTACCCGGCTTCGTCGGCGACGACGGCGTCCCGCTGCCCGGCACCGACGTCGTCGCGGCGTGCGACGCGATCATCCCGTCCATGGTCGAGCGCGACCCGGAATGGGCGGGCTGGTGCTCGGTGCTGGTCAACCTCAACGACCTCGCCGCGATGGGCGCCACCCCGACCGGGCTGCTCGACGCGCTCGGTGCCCGTGACGCGTCCTTCGCCGCCCGTGTCCTCAGTGGACTGCGGAAGGCGAGCGAGGCGTACGGCGTCCCGGTGCTCGGCGGCCACACCCAGTTCGGCGTCCCGGCTTCGCTCTCGGTCACCGCGCTGGGCCGGACCACCGACCCGGTGCCCGGTGGGGGTGGCCAGCCGGGTGAGCGCGTCTGGCTCACCGCCGACCTCGGCGGTGGCTGGCGCCCCGGCTACACCGGACGCCAGTGGGACTCGACGAGCTTCCGCCGCACGCCCGAGCTGCGTGAACTGCTCGGTTCGGTCGCGAAGGCGCGACCGGCGGCGGCCAAGGACGTCTCGATGGCCGGGATCGCGGGCACCCTCGGCATGCTCGCCGAGGCATCCGGCTGCGGCGCGGTGCTGGACGTCGGCAAGGTGCCGCGGCCGCGCGGGGCGTCCACCGGGGACTGGCTGACCTGCTTCCCCGGCTTCGCGATGCTCACCACCGGCACGCCCGCACCCGCGGGCCCGGCAGTGACCGCGGACTGCGGCGAACTGGTCGCGGGCACCGGCGTCACGCTGCGCTGGCCCGACGGCGAAACGACGCCCGCCATCGACGGCGGCGTCACCGGATTGGGGAACTCATGA
- a CDS encoding carbon-nitrogen hydrolase family protein, whose protein sequence is MTTLRMAAVAAPFDRDLEGDFARIEKLIGEAKAEGVRLLALPEACLGGYLANLDGDAEGPPALAVDGPELKRLAALAGDLVVTAGYCELAGGRRYNSAVCVHGDGVLGNHRKVHQPLAENASYGAGRGFAAFDTPVGRLGMMICYDKAFPESARALALDGAEVVVCMSAWPGSRTNPAADLAEDRWKRRFDLFDRARALENQIVWLSANQSGTFGDLRFVAGAKIVDPGGEIVADTGVAEGMAIAEFDVQAALATARRSMGHLADRRPDAYPVSVP, encoded by the coding sequence ATGACGACACTCAGGATGGCCGCGGTCGCCGCGCCGTTCGACCGCGACCTCGAAGGCGACTTCGCGCGCATCGAAAAGCTGATCGGCGAGGCGAAGGCCGAGGGCGTGCGGTTGCTGGCGCTGCCGGAGGCCTGCCTCGGCGGTTACCTCGCCAACCTCGACGGCGATGCCGAAGGCCCACCCGCGCTGGCCGTCGACGGCCCCGAGCTGAAGCGGCTGGCCGCGCTGGCGGGAGACCTCGTCGTCACGGCCGGGTACTGCGAACTCGCCGGCGGGCGGCGGTACAACTCCGCGGTCTGCGTGCACGGCGACGGCGTCCTCGGGAACCACCGCAAGGTCCACCAGCCGCTGGCCGAGAACGCCAGCTACGGCGCCGGCCGCGGGTTCGCCGCGTTCGACACGCCGGTCGGGCGCCTCGGCATGATGATCTGCTACGACAAGGCGTTCCCCGAGTCCGCGCGGGCGCTCGCGCTGGACGGCGCCGAGGTCGTCGTCTGCATGAGCGCGTGGCCGGGCAGCCGGACCAACCCGGCCGCCGACCTCGCCGAGGACCGGTGGAAACGGCGGTTCGACCTGTTCGACCGGGCCCGCGCGCTGGAGAACCAGATCGTCTGGCTCTCGGCGAACCAGTCCGGCACCTTCGGCGACCTGCGGTTCGTCGCCGGCGCCAAGATCGTCGACCCCGGCGGCGAGATCGTCGCCGACACCGGTGTCGCCGAAGGGATGGCGATCGCCGAGTTCGACGTCCAGGCGGCCCTCGCGACGGCGCGCCGGTCGATGGGGCACCTGGCGGACAGACGGCCGGATGCCTACCCGGTTAGTGTCCCGTGA
- a CDS encoding carbon-nitrogen hydrolase family protein, with protein sequence MGQIRIAAVAAHFGRDLDFDLQRIATLIDHARSSGAALLVLPDAALGGYLADLRHPDPEALPPALDPDCAELKTIQSLAAEMVVCVGYCEADGPRRYNSAVCVTGDGVLGRHRKVHQPPGESIAYEPGAEFAAFETPVGRLGMLIDYDKTFPESARSLAVDGADIVACLSAWPTSITNRAPRMAQDRQSRLFDLYDQARAAENQVVLVSSNQTGAMGGMRFLGQAKVVGPGGEILARTWSKAGIAVAELDVEQELANARRVLHHLGERKPSVYREA encoded by the coding sequence ATGGGGCAGATCCGGATCGCCGCCGTCGCCGCGCACTTCGGCCGCGACCTCGACTTCGACCTGCAGCGCATCGCGACGCTGATCGACCACGCGCGCTCGTCCGGCGCGGCGCTGCTGGTGCTGCCGGACGCGGCCCTCGGCGGGTACCTCGCCGACCTGCGCCATCCGGACCCGGAAGCGCTCCCGCCGGCCCTCGACCCCGACTGCGCGGAGCTGAAGACCATCCAGTCGCTGGCCGCGGAGATGGTCGTGTGCGTCGGCTACTGCGAGGCCGACGGGCCGCGCCGCTACAACTCCGCGGTGTGCGTCACCGGTGACGGCGTCCTCGGCCGGCACCGCAAGGTCCACCAGCCGCCGGGGGAGAGCATCGCGTACGAACCGGGCGCCGAGTTCGCGGCGTTCGAGACGCCGGTCGGGCGGCTCGGCATGCTGATCGACTACGACAAGACGTTCCCCGAGTCGGCCCGGTCCCTCGCGGTCGACGGCGCGGACATCGTCGCCTGCCTGAGCGCGTGGCCGACCAGCATCACCAACCGCGCGCCGCGGATGGCGCAGGACCGCCAGTCGCGGCTGTTCGACCTCTACGACCAGGCGCGGGCGGCGGAGAACCAGGTCGTGCTCGTGTCGTCCAACCAGACCGGCGCGATGGGCGGCATGCGGTTCCTCGGCCAGGCCAAGGTCGTCGGGCCGGGCGGCGAGATCCTCGCCCGGACCTGGTCCAAGGCCGGCATCGCGGTCGCCGAGCTGGACGTCGAACAAGAACTCGCGAACGCCCGCCGCGTGCTGCACCACCTGGGCGAACGGAAACCTTCGGTGTACCGGGAGGCTTGA
- a CDS encoding MSMEG_0565 family glycosyltransferase: MRIALLSYSTKPRGGVVHTLALAEALAALGEDVTVWTLGRGGDAGFFRPVDPAVRLSIVPFPDVPGESVGERILRSIAVLRAAFTPDAYDVVHAQDCISANAVDHCVRTVHHLDTFTTPELAACHERAIVRPHAHICVSASVAAEVRDGWGIEAAVIPNGVDYARFAAARRSPERGRYVLAVGGIEPRKGSLDLLEAYALLAEPDVRLLIAGGETLFDYRDYRTRWEKRAAELGVEPEVLGPVAHEELPSLMASAAVFAFPSTKEGFGLAAMEALAAGVPVVTRDLPVLREVFGGVARFAADPPGFARELRAALDGVDPEPGRALARRYTWSAAAEAHRAFYRRSGDRVVSRAAARKT; the protein is encoded by the coding sequence ATGCGCATCGCCCTGCTGAGCTACTCGACGAAACCGCGCGGCGGGGTGGTGCACACGCTCGCCCTGGCCGAGGCCCTCGCCGCGCTCGGCGAGGACGTCACGGTCTGGACGCTCGGCCGGGGCGGCGACGCGGGGTTCTTCCGGCCGGTCGACCCTGCTGTGCGATTGTCGATCGTGCCCTTCCCGGACGTCCCGGGCGAAAGCGTCGGCGAGCGGATCCTGCGGTCGATCGCGGTGCTGCGCGCGGCTTTCACGCCGGACGCGTACGACGTCGTCCACGCGCAGGACTGCATCAGCGCCAACGCCGTCGACCACTGCGTCCGGACCGTCCACCACCTGGACACCTTCACGACGCCGGAGCTGGCGGCCTGCCACGAACGCGCCATCGTCCGGCCGCACGCGCACATCTGCGTGTCCGCCTCGGTCGCGGCGGAGGTCCGCGACGGCTGGGGCATCGAAGCGGCGGTGATCCCCAACGGCGTCGACTACGCCCGCTTCGCCGCGGCCCGCCGTTCGCCGGAGCGGGGCCGGTACGTGCTGGCCGTGGGCGGCATCGAGCCGCGCAAGGGCTCGCTGGACCTGCTGGAGGCGTACGCGCTGCTGGCCGAACCGGACGTCCGGCTGCTGATCGCGGGCGGCGAGACGCTCTTCGACTACCGCGACTACCGCACCCGCTGGGAGAAGCGCGCCGCCGAGCTGGGGGTCGAGCCGGAAGTGCTGGGTCCGGTCGCGCACGAGGAACTGCCGTCGCTGATGGCGTCGGCCGCCGTGTTCGCCTTCCCGTCGACCAAGGAGGGGTTCGGGCTGGCGGCGATGGAGGCCCTCGCCGCCGGGGTGCCGGTGGTGACCCGCGACCTGCCCGTGCTGCGGGAGGTCTTCGGCGGGGTGGCCCGGTTCGCCGCCGACCCGCCCGGCTTCGCGCGCGAGCTGCGGGCCGCGCTCGACGGCGTCGACCCCGAGCCCGGCCGGGCCCTGGC
- a CDS encoding MSMEG_0568 family radical SAM protein, which yields MRVGIEEDLETRADIAVRGVRVDAPVQRSKGAGPSDDGHLVVDGANATLPLNPESPYVVQDGRIFRETIDLGLSVTPVGRPRFYDLSTTDGVPYRKIALLHGKDVLATTVVQTCIRYAEDQRCRFCTIEESLRSGATVAAKTPQQLAEVAEAAVRLDGVRQMVMTTGTTSGPDRGARHLVRCVRAVLEAVPGLPIQVQIEPPGDLGVLQDLRDAGATSIGIHVESLDDDVRRRWMPGKSTVPMAEYEAAWAEAVRVFGRNRVSTYLLIGLGEDPDALVEGAGRLIDLGVYPFAVPMRPMVGTLARRDGATAPSPALVADVTGRIAALLRAAGMTGADQGAGCAACGACGLLSAAGG from the coding sequence GACGACGGCCACCTGGTGGTCGACGGTGCCAACGCCACGCTGCCGCTGAACCCCGAAAGCCCGTACGTCGTCCAGGACGGGCGCATCTTCCGCGAGACGATCGACCTCGGCCTGAGCGTCACCCCGGTGGGCCGGCCGCGGTTCTACGACCTGTCCACAACGGACGGTGTGCCCTACCGGAAGATCGCCCTGCTGCACGGCAAGGACGTCCTCGCGACGACGGTCGTCCAGACGTGCATCCGGTACGCCGAGGACCAGCGCTGCCGGTTCTGCACCATCGAGGAGTCGCTGCGGTCAGGGGCCACCGTGGCCGCGAAGACCCCGCAGCAGCTCGCGGAGGTCGCCGAAGCGGCCGTGCGGCTCGACGGCGTCCGGCAGATGGTGATGACGACCGGCACGACGTCCGGGCCCGACCGCGGCGCCCGGCACCTCGTGCGCTGCGTCCGCGCGGTGCTCGAGGCCGTGCCGGGCCTGCCGATCCAGGTGCAGATCGAGCCACCCGGCGACCTCGGCGTCCTGCAGGACCTGCGGGACGCCGGGGCGACGTCGATCGGCATCCACGTCGAGTCGCTGGACGACGACGTCCGGCGGCGCTGGATGCCCGGCAAGTCGACCGTGCCGATGGCGGAGTACGAAGCCGCGTGGGCGGAGGCGGTCCGGGTGTTCGGCCGCAACCGCGTCTCGACGTACCTGCTGATCGGCCTCGGCGAGGACCCGGACGCCCTGGTCGAGGGCGCCGGGCGGTTGATCGACCTGGGCGTCTACCCCTTCGCCGTGCCGATGCGGCCGATGGTCGGGACGCTGGCCCGGCGGGACGGCGCCACCGCGCCTTCGCCGGCGCTGGTCGCCGACGTCACCGGCCGGATCGCCGCGCTGCTGCGAGCGGCCGGGATGACCGGCGCCGACCAGGGCGCGGGCTGTGCCGCGTGCGGTGCGTGCGGGCTGCTCAGCGCGGCGGGAGGCTGA